tggtccagtgattaagaatttgtCTGCTAATGCtgaggacatgggttccatccccggtcagggaagatGCCACCTGCCTCAGCTAAACCagtctgccacaactactgaggcccatgcTCCACCACGTGAGAACCACccaataagaagcctgtgcactgcaactggagagtagccccctctcaccacaactagagaaagcctacatacAGccgtgaagacccagcatagtaaaaaatatattaaaataaattttaaaaaaattaaaaaaagaaacttagaaTTAAAGTCGCTAATAAAATTCTCTAATAATACCCATAATATTCAAAGGTcactgttctgttttttaaaaattatggtccTACTGTCAAGGTATTCCCTAAGATGAAGAGGAATAATGTATCAGCAAGAGAAATTACATAGTAGCTTGAACAGGGAAAGTTTAGCATTAAGAATTATTAACTATGACAGGGGATTAATAACTAGTTAGTTTTTAAAACCCCATTAAGTATACAGAAATAACACATGTAGGGAGTCTCCAGGATTGAGGTAGAGCACCCCAGAAAGGAACCAGTCTGCACGAGGGTGCCacatcctctccctcccctggCGGAGCTGAGGTCCAGACCTTGTTGAAGAGGGCACAGCTGCGGCCCACTGAGATATTCCCGGAAGTGCTTGCTGGCAAGCTTGCTGGGAAACTGCTCTTTGGGGCTCGAGGACAGGGTTGGGGGAGAGTGTTGTGTTCTAGGAGGCAGAATTCACTGAGAAGCCTCCCTCTTGGCTGCCAGGAGCCCCCCATGGGGAGGTGCCATGACATGGAACTTGCTGGAAAGGCACCCTGAGGGATGGTGCCCTGCAcattgcagggaaaaaaaaagagatcacaCCAGAACGTTTGGCCCCCTCTACTGTTAAAGCTCACATAATGTCAGCCGGCTAGGGCGAAGTGTGTCACCGGCAGGGCATTGAAGGGTGGATTTGAAGCTGACCAGAGGGCTTTGATTCTGTTATTGGCAAAGTCATCCCTATGGGCAGCACATACATCAGGCTTATTAACTTGTTTTCGTTAACAAGTTTGTTAGACCCACCTACCCTTCTGATTTCATCTTTACCAAACAATCTTATTAAGTTCCCATGAAACTTAGCTATAATAAAAAAAGTGCACTAGTCTAGTCTGGTCTGTGTGGTAGttacattattcattcattcttattgTGGTTTTACTGCTCAGTTTCATGAGTTTGGCTAATGAGAGTTGACCCCAAGAAGTAAATGTATTCTTTGTATGATGATAAAGTTAGGTTTATGAGGCCACAAGGTCAAGGGCTAGCTCTCAGATTCTGGCAATTCACCAAAGGAATCCATGCATCTGTACATTGAGACCTCTTGGGAAACTCCCTTCCAGCTCCCCCCACACATCATTTGCCAAGTGAGCCATCTTCTGCATTCAGCAGGAACTACATTCaagtggattttaaaaatcatctcctCGAGTCCTCTGCCTTAAGGTATGTAAATATCTAAATCAGTTAGAGtagattatttctattttaaggtCTTGAGGAATGAGACTGTCTTGTAATTTTTTAAGtccttggttttctcattctGATATTTGTTGTGAGCTGAATTATGTACCCCCATCCCCAATTTCTGTGTTGAAGCCCTAGCCTTcagtacctcagaatatgactgtgTTTGAGATAGAGCCTTTAAAGAAGTAAATAAGTTAACTTGGGATTGTTAGAGTGatccctaatccaatatgatggtgtccttataagaagaggagattggGACGTAACACAGATTGAGGGACAACCGTTTAAAGACACAGTGGAAAGAAAGCCACTGCAAATCACGGAGAGGTGGACCTGAAAAAAAACCTGTCAACACATTGATTTTgaacttccaacctccagaactgtgagaaagtaagtttctgttgtttaagccatccagtgtATGATATTGTGTTATGGCAGGCAGACCAGCCAACTAAACCAATCTTAAACTTCTTCTCTGGCTCAATATGAACTACTTCCAACTTTAAGTtaattccattttatttgttcAGCAGAGCCCTCATAAAACACAACCTATTCTTGAAGGCAATGAGTACACTGCCCTTTAACTTTGTTTTAACTAAGTGTCTCACTGCCTCTGATTCTGTGTTCCATCTCTCTGCTCATTCCCCTGGACATGCTTCAGGTTCTGCACATTCATTTGAACTACagggataaaaaaataaaatatgctaatGAAGATCTGATTAATTTATAAGGTAGATTCACACCTCTCATTTGTTGCACTTTGCATCTTTTTATCGTTTGCTCTTTCACAGTGGTATTACATTGTTGATGCAATCAACTTATAGCCACAATGATTCCATCTTCCAGCCTTCCTCATCCTCCATTTATGCCTGGTCCCTAAGTATATGGCCTTGAATGGTCTTTACTGGATTCCGGATGAATCTCGTTATGCTGATCTCTCTTTTAGTCATGAGGGTTTCACCTCCACTTCTGAAGTATTAATGTGGATCATTTCACATCTTTCACCTAGGTCCTGAGGTTTAAATCATTGGAGGAATCCACTCTGACAGGATTGTAAGAGTCACCATGTCATTTTTACAACTTTACACCCTtcgttatataatatatataattttcctgTAGCTTCTTCACTAGCCTGATAGTATGtcttacaagaaaaaaagtctgagTTGGAGATTTGAGTGCAGGTGGTTTGCTGAGAACATGCTCTTTAGGAGAACTCTGGATGGAGTGAGAGAGGTAGGGTTAGGAAGGGACAAGATCAAGAAACCTAGCCTTGGCTTAATCCATGTGATGGGGCTTTGGAGGGGTCCCCCCTGGAGCATAATTGTACTGCTGAGTTGTCCCTTCTTGAGTTGGGGTGGAGGGCGGTAAGGGTGGAGTGATTTCCTAGGCCGGATGACTTTCATCTGCCAGGGAAGGTCTCCAGAGAAGGGGGGAGCTGTAGGTCATTAGGAACCAACAGGTGCAGCAGCTGAGGGAAGGAGGCACCATACTTGTGAAGGTGATTGGAGTGGGCAATGGGGCATCATCTTTATAGTATTACCCTGTGCAGTTAAGGCTGAGTCCTCAGTAAGAGGAGTGTAGACCATATAGGGTATTGGGAAGGTAGGGAAgtagtggggtggggtgaggggatgTTATATAGAAGAGCTTTTCTACAGGGAAACCTATGGCTTATTTCTCTTCCAGAGTGCCTCCTATAATTTGTACTCTTCCCTCCAGCCTCTGAACTTTGGGCTTGGTTGTGAATTATCATTCATTCTTGGGAGATATTAATTAGATTATTTGGCTTATTTTTgtacaaatatttctaaatattcaaGTAGTCATTTGGTATTCTACTTTTAATCTTTCATTTCCATAAATTATTCGTTAACTGTTTAtcctaatatttttatataataaacatatatagttgaaagaataaaaatcttgATATTTTCCTGATCTATACGTCTAAGGTCAGGATTTTTCACTGATCTCATGATTTGACTTCATGTAATTACAGAATTTGAAGaggtattttcagttcagttcagttcagtctctcagctgtgtctgactctctgcaaccccatggacttcagcaagccaggcctccctgtccattaccaactcccggagtttactcaaactcatgtccattgagtcagtgatgccatccaaccatctcattttctgtcgcctcctccttccgccttcaatctttccctggacccgggtcttttcaaatgaattaactcttttcatcaggtggccaaagtattggagtttcagcttcaacatcagtccttccaatgaatattcaggactgatttcctttaggatggactggttgaagttgcatggagttgcaaggagttgcagcccacgggactctcaagagtcttttccaaaaccacagttcaaaagcatcaattcttcagcgctcagctttctttatagtccaactctcacatccatacatgactgctggaaaaaccatagccttgactagacagacctttttaatatgctgtcaaggttggtcataactttccttccaaggagtaagagatattttaaatcctGTAAATTATGCAGCTGTTTTAATGTTCACAGCCATAATTTTGTCCCTACAAAATTTTATTGCCACTTTATACTCTTTAATAATTTGATCTATTTACTACTTTCAGAAAATTTCTTTTGGGTTGCTACTTCTCTGACTTTAACCAAGTTGGTGCTTATTATTATTCAGCCCTTTTTATAtattatgcttttatttataatttttccctttttgaaCAAGCACAGGCTTGGTTAATTTAAGTTTCTGGCTAAGATCCAAGAACAGTGTGAATTTGAGTGTTCCATCCTAATCTAAGAGGCAGTGTCGTCCATCTGTGATTTATGGTAAGGAGTGAGGGAAAGAGAAGCTGGATAGCCCTCTGCTTTGGTCAGATAATTACTGAGACTTTATTGTTGTGTTTGAAGTATCATAAACTACAATAATATCAGAAAaggtatttattttcatataaaaacatgcttttttacaaaaataaaacaaaaatgttaaaaaaaatttttttccctcagtgcAATTATAGCCTTGCTTCCTTCCAATAAGGAAGGCAAATGATATGGAGGGAAAACTGCAAACCTTGATGTGAAGCATCTTTGGTTGAAACCTAACTCTACCAATTATTTATTCTATGACCTTACATCATAGAACTTCCTTGGTGgatcagtgataaagaaactgcctgccaagaaggagacctgggttccatccctgggtcaggaagatcccctagagaaagaaatggcaacccactccaataatcccatggacagaggagcctggcgggctacagtccatggggttgcaaagagtcagacatgacttagcaactaaacaacatcaacaagACATATCAATGATATAGCCTCTGAGTCTTCATTTCCTGACCTGTAGAATGCGTATAAGTTTGGAAGACTTTGAGGAGGTGGAAAGTAACTTAAcagtttttcagattttctccATGCAAAATAATTCAAGTTACCTTAGCCATCATTTAGTAGCCTCCTGTTTTGAGTTACTAGAAATCTAGAAATGAGAGGGGCGTGTTGTGTGAGAGCTGAAGGTTTGGCACCAGGCAGTCATATCTGCCTCTCCTTTCCAACCGTCTTTGACCATTTATCAATAAAAAAGTGAACACAGAAGACTCCCACCAGACCCTGAATAAGTCAGGAATTCACAGGATTCCTTTTATTATGCTCTGCATATCGTATTCTATTTGCTTGTAATTATTTGATCAACCAAGAACTTGCCAGAATCTGCTGTTTACCTTTGCACCacctgtgtgcatgcgtgctaagttgattcagtcatgtctgactctttgagactctatgaactgtggccctcagtccatgggattcttcaggcatgaatactggagtagattgccatgttgtcctccagatcttcccaacccagagatcgaacacacgtctcctgcattgactggtgggttctttaccactagcgccacctgggaagcccttgcaccACCTACCTCTCTTCAGTTCTAAACCTTGAAGTGTTTTCTAACTGTATCTTCTGCTCCCCTGTTTTTCTACAAGGACTAAATTCAAGACTCAGACATCTTTCTTTAGCCTCATTGCtcctatctcctcttttcctttccctcatTACCTAAAAACACACCTTCTCCTCTAACCCAGGACTGTCTCCCAGCTTCCTGCTCTCTCACTGCTACTCCTCTTTACCACCATCTCCTTTAGCTAATGTCTTTTGCTGTTCACTGTCTCTCCTTTCCCAGGCTGACTCTCATTCTAGTCTATAGTActctctggggggggggggggggggcacctcTCACTACCCCAAGTAACTTCTCTTAATTCTAGATTTGGAAGCTAATATTTAAGAGTTTTCTTTCTAATAGGTAAACACCTATTTCACttgatttcttttctgttctcattATAGTGTTTTTTCTTCCAGCATGGGAAGCAAATGACACTTGCATTTTCTATTCACATTTTTAGATGGCAAACTTGTGGCTGACAGAGTATTGACAGCAAAGCAAGAAATTATTGAATGTATTGCATCAACAGTCACAATACCTCCAAGACGACTCTCTGGGGAAACTCCTTCAGGACAGATAGTTGAAGAAGTTTTGGGAGGTCTGGACAATTTTGAGAAACTGAAAGGTAGTTCTTCTGGGAACAAACTGAGTCAATTCCCTTCCCAGGAAAAACATTTTAGCCTGGCAAGCTTCACCAAGAAAATCTCCACAGAAAAGAGTCTCCTGGAATGTAATGAAAGTATAGGAAGTCTCAGCCTGAACTCAAACGCTAAAACACAACCGAGAATTCTCACTGGGGGTAAGCTCTATGAGTGCTTGGACTGCGGGAAAGCCTTTTGCCAGAGCTCAAAGCTGATtagacatcagagaattcatactggagagagacCTTATGCATGTCAAGATTGTAGCAAAGCCTTTAGTCTGAGCTCAGACCTTGTTAGACATCGGAGAATTCATAGTGGTGAGAAACCCTATGGATgtgaatgtggaaaagccttcagGGGCAGCTCAGAGCTCATCCGGCATcggagaattcacactggagagaagccttatggATGCGGTGAATGTGGGAGAGCTTTCAGCCGGAGCTCAGCCCTTATTCAGCATAAGAAAATTCACACTGGAGACAAAGGCTATGAATGTACTGAATGTGGTAAGGCTTTCAGTAGAAGCTCTATCCTTATTGAACATCagcgaattcacactggagagaaaccttatgaatgtaatgcatgtggaaaatccttcaatcAAAGCTCAGCCCTCACCCAGCATCAGAGGATCCACAGTGGGGAAAAGCCTTATGAATGCAGTGAATGTAGGAAAACCTTTAGGCATAGATCAGGCCTCATGCAGCATCAGAGAACTCACACCAGAGTGTAACTCTTTGGGTAAGAGTTGTACAATTGTGAAATGCTAGGAATTCACTTTGGGGGTGAGACTCCACAGAAGATAAAGGTTTTCTGAGAGCAGAATTCTTGTCCTTCCAGTGCAATGAACTGTCATAAGAGTAGATCCACAGAAGGCTGTTTGTTGAAGTGTTGAATGGGTACCTTCACAGTAAATCTGGGGTTAGGGAAGAGATCCTGAGAGAGCTCCTTCTAAGATGGTCTAGGAGGTGATGTCTCCAATGGCAAGGATCCCTGCCCAGGCAAGAGCATTTGTATTTGGCAGGTGAAGTCACATGCTGAGAATTATCCAGTTCTCTGCAATGTTGCATTGTGAGGTTGTGAAATGTTGAATTATGCCCTGGATCAGTTTAGTAGTACTTGGGGAATGATGACTCATTCTCCTCCCATGTCCGTTCTCTC
This genomic stretch from Muntiacus reevesi chromosome 4, mMunRee1.1, whole genome shotgun sequence harbors:
- the ZSCAN30 gene encoding zinc finger and SCAN domain-containing protein 30, producing MAGKSASLAYCAPKGQERLIVLKVKEENCVWGQDFGRQGSACSQEAFRQRFRRFGYSDSAGPREALGRLRELCCQWLRPEVLSKEQILELLVLEQFLAILPEELQALFRETRPESGEDAVEMLEELEKELDEPRRQDTAHGQGMTWKEMTSVGALKSPSIQLQPLEKQGKNETQECQAFCERDGKLVADRVLTAKQEIIECIASTVTIPPRRLSGETPSGQIVEEVLGGLDNFEKLKGSSSGNKLSQFPSQEKHFSLASFTKKISTEKSLLECNESIGSLSLNSNAKTQPRILTGGKLYECLDCGKAFCQSSKLIRHQRIHTGERPYACQDCSKAFSLSSDLVRHRRIHSGEKPYGCECGKAFRGSSELIRHRRIHTGEKPYGCGECGRAFSRSSALIQHKKIHTGDKGYECTECGKAFSRSSILIEHQRIHTGEKPYECNACGKSFNQSSALTQHQRIHSGEKPYECSECRKTFRHRSGLMQHQRTHTRV